Proteins encoded by one window of Arachis ipaensis cultivar K30076 chromosome B04, Araip1.1, whole genome shotgun sequence:
- the LOC110271526 gene encoding uncharacterized protein LOC110271526, whose translation MPPPLCHRRRDRRRGRGPQGRGRVTPPSAGLHAANVAGVVAMRKRARQTVAELSLPPCPAAVGSPAVAHGVTPVSFCCRKMPLLRRRRILPLLLSEIRAVAIPRELLAELLPGCRQTGL comes from the exons ATGCCACCGCCTCTGTGCCACCGCAGAAGAGATCGGAGACGAGGGAGAGGACCGCAAGGGAGGGGAAGAGTCACGCCGCCCAGCGCCGGCCTGCACGCCGCCAACGTCGCTGGTGTTGTCGCGATGAGAAAGAGAGCCCGCCAGACCGTCGCAGAGCTGTCCCTACCGCCGTGCCCAGCTGCTGTTGGGAGCCCTGCCGTTGCTCATGGGGTTACGCCAGTTAGCTTCTGCTGCCGGAAAATGCCCCTGCTACGTCGCCGGAGAATTCTGCCG CTGCTATTATCAGAAATTCGAGCCGTCGCCATCCCTCGAGAGTTATTGGCGGAGCTGCTGCCGGGCTGCCGCCAAACCG gtttgtga